The Limnochorda sp. LNt genome includes a region encoding these proteins:
- a CDS encoding ABC transporter ATP-binding protein: MSELLVAEGISARYRVDADEPPVRAVDDVSIVLHEGESLGIAGESGCGKSTLASVLSLNVHPPLTVTSGRLELAGHRLSLTEPGWRRQAEAMRGKVVALLPQGAMNVLNPTRRVSDFVYDVLQSHMPRISRKEAVERAAERFEQLALPRRALDAYPHQLSGGMRQRVVAVVSTLLDPAVLIADEPTSALDVSSQRALLKLMAGLLERRIIRGIVFITHELALLRAVTHRVAIMYAGQVVEVGPTEDVLFRSAHPYTKALMDATIVLETGTRRQRIETIGGAPPSLMAPPPGCRFHPRCPVAMPVCSRETPPVVTVGAGRTAACWWVAERMQQAAAPAGAGAAGGAGPGAGAGEAEAVGEGHDTRAASQ; encoded by the coding sequence GTGAGCGAGCTGTTGGTGGCCGAGGGGATCAGCGCCCGCTACCGGGTCGACGCGGACGAGCCGCCCGTGCGGGCCGTCGACGACGTCTCCATCGTGTTGCACGAGGGCGAGTCGCTGGGCATCGCCGGCGAGTCGGGATGCGGCAAGTCGACGCTGGCCAGCGTGCTGTCGCTCAACGTGCACCCGCCCCTGACGGTGACGAGCGGCCGGCTGGAGCTGGCCGGGCATCGCCTGTCGCTGACGGAGCCGGGGTGGAGGCGCCAGGCCGAGGCGATGCGGGGCAAGGTGGTGGCCCTGCTGCCCCAGGGCGCCATGAACGTCCTCAACCCGACCCGGCGGGTCAGCGACTTCGTCTACGACGTGCTGCAGTCCCACATGCCCCGCATCTCCCGCAAGGAGGCCGTCGAGCGGGCGGCGGAGCGGTTCGAGCAGCTGGCCCTGCCGAGACGGGCGCTGGACGCCTACCCCCACCAGCTGAGCGGGGGCATGCGGCAACGGGTGGTGGCCGTGGTCTCGACGCTGCTGGACCCGGCCGTCCTCATCGCCGACGAGCCCACCTCGGCGCTGGACGTGAGCTCCCAGCGGGCCCTGCTCAAGCTGATGGCGGGCCTGCTGGAGCGGCGCATCATCCGGGGGATCGTCTTCATCACCCACGAACTGGCGCTGCTGCGAGCGGTCACCCATCGGGTGGCCATCATGTACGCCGGGCAGGTGGTGGAGGTGGGCCCCACCGAGGACGTGCTGTTTCGGTCGGCCCACCCCTACACCAAGGCGCTGATGGACGCCACCATCGTGCTGGAGACGGGGACCCGCCGCCAGCGCATCGAAACCATCGGGGGCGCGCCGCCGAGCCTGATGGCCCCGCCGCCGGGGTGCCGGTTTCACCCGCGCTGTCCGGTGGCCATGCCTGTCTGCTCCCGGGAGACCCCGCCGGTGGTGACGGTGGGGGCGGGCCGCACGGCGGCCTGCTGGTGGGTGGCCGAGCGGATGCAACAGGCGGCGGCCCCCGCGGGGGCGGGAGCGGCCGGGGGAGCAGGCCCAGGGGCAGGAGCGGGCGAGGCAGAGGCCGTGGGAGAGGGGCACGATACGCGTGCAGCCAGCCAGTGA
- a CDS encoding ABC transporter ATP-binding protein, with amino-acid sequence MQPASDGALLQVERLSRTFGHGRHLVRAVDEVSFEMQPGEIACVVGESGSGKSTLAMVLLRLIPPTGGRIVFGGRDVTYLRRRAELRAYWRDVQAVFQDPFSSFNQFMTVERVLGRTLGLEERRLSRQERAERMAWALERVGLDPKGVLGKYSHELSGGERQRVMIARALVVRPRLLVADEPTTMVDASSRATILNLLLDLREQYGMSILFITHDVSLATYVSDTLLVMYQGRIVERGDVERVTKQPEHPYTRRLFADAFTFARRG; translated from the coding sequence GTGCAGCCAGCCAGTGACGGGGCCCTGCTCCAGGTGGAGCGCCTCTCCCGCACGTTCGGGCACGGGCGCCATCTGGTGAGGGCGGTCGACGAGGTCTCCTTCGAGATGCAGCCGGGCGAGATCGCCTGCGTGGTGGGAGAGAGCGGCAGCGGCAAGTCGACGCTGGCCATGGTGCTGCTGCGGCTCATCCCGCCCACGGGCGGGCGCATCGTCTTCGGCGGGCGGGACGTGACCTATCTGCGGCGCCGGGCGGAGCTGCGCGCCTACTGGCGTGACGTGCAGGCGGTCTTCCAGGACCCGTTCTCGTCGTTCAACCAGTTCATGACGGTGGAGCGGGTGCTGGGGCGGACCCTGGGGCTCGAGGAGCGGCGGCTCAGCCGGCAGGAGCGGGCCGAGCGGATGGCCTGGGCCCTGGAGCGGGTGGGGCTCGACCCCAAGGGGGTGCTCGGCAAGTACTCGCACGAGCTGAGCGGTGGCGAGCGCCAGCGGGTCATGATCGCCCGGGCGCTGGTGGTGCGGCCCCGGCTGCTGGTCGCCGACGAGCCCACGACCATGGTCGACGCCTCGTCACGGGCGACCATCCTCAACCTGCTGCTCGATCTGCGAGAGCAGTATGGGATGTCCATCCTCTTCATCACCCACGACGTGAGCCTGGCCACTTACGTCAGCGACACGCTGCTGGTGATGTACCAGGGGCGGATCGTGGAACGGGGCGACGTCGAGCGGGTCACGAAGCAGCCGGAGCATCCGTACACCAGGCGTCTGTTCGCCGATGCGTTCACGTTTGCCAGGAGGGGGTAG
- a CDS encoding glycoside hydrolase 5 family protein, protein MEPARLGVNYWPGYAGPWMWRDFREEAIAEDLAALGAVGVEYTRSFVFWPDFMPEPDRVDEGAVERLRRFLALHERAGLGVHLTLLVGHMSGENWPPRWMRDPGQLYTDPALLLAQERLVRAVVEAARPSRALEGYVLTNELPLFTGPAPAEAVRAWASRMYGLVKALDPGRPVSIGDGAWYVLGGLAGAFRPTLPQDVIAPHLYLAETHPERQIAAYGLAMAVARRLAGAHGKALWLEEFGATHSVFGEEEVAEWARRVAIEARLHGASHLGWWCGLDFREELADVAPYRHHPHEIAFGMLRADRSPRPVAQALREAARAPLEMPERVGLLVPSYAYRAYPFSERPGGVLQRALLNAYAALRQMGYLPEAVLEEDLLKAEHGVGGGGGAAGAVDSEVGRRTGELPAVLVAPAVQKLLAPTWDRLAQYPGRVVYSYLHGTAVRSHEGGWVSAEAARRFFGGRPHNRFNLAEPAPRELVWDGGRLALPAGPDPFSETPLVLEPEGAEVVGRDDRGRPLWVRVDGRRDMLLYPLEALAEEPETVAAFYRAVLGRRPGR, encoded by the coding sequence ATGGAGCCGGCACGCTTGGGGGTCAACTACTGGCCGGGTTACGCCGGCCCGTGGATGTGGCGGGACTTCCGGGAGGAGGCCATCGCCGAGGATCTGGCGGCGCTGGGGGCTGTGGGGGTGGAATACACCCGCAGCTTCGTCTTCTGGCCCGACTTCATGCCGGAGCCCGATCGGGTCGACGAGGGGGCCGTGGAGCGGCTGCGGCGGTTTCTGGCACTGCACGAGCGAGCGGGGCTGGGGGTACACCTCACCTTGCTGGTGGGGCACATGAGCGGAGAGAACTGGCCGCCCCGCTGGATGCGCGACCCCGGCCAGCTCTACACCGACCCGGCACTGCTGCTGGCGCAGGAGCGGCTGGTGAGGGCGGTCGTCGAGGCGGCGCGCCCGAGCAGGGCGCTCGAGGGATACGTGCTGACCAACGAGCTGCCGCTCTTCACGGGGCCGGCGCCGGCCGAGGCGGTGCGGGCCTGGGCGTCGAGGATGTACGGGCTGGTCAAGGCGCTGGATCCCGGGCGACCGGTCAGCATCGGCGACGGGGCCTGGTACGTGCTGGGCGGGCTGGCGGGGGCCTTCCGGCCGACGCTGCCCCAGGACGTCATCGCGCCGCACCTCTACCTGGCCGAGACGCACCCCGAGCGGCAGATCGCGGCCTACGGGCTGGCGATGGCGGTGGCCAGGCGGCTGGCCGGCGCCCACGGCAAGGCGCTGTGGCTGGAGGAGTTCGGGGCGACGCACTCGGTCTTCGGGGAGGAAGAGGTGGCCGAGTGGGCGCGGCGGGTGGCCATCGAGGCCCGGCTGCACGGGGCGAGCCACCTGGGGTGGTGGTGCGGGCTCGACTTCCGGGAGGAGCTCGCGGACGTGGCGCCCTACCGGCATCACCCGCACGAGATCGCCTTCGGCATGCTGAGGGCCGACCGCAGCCCGCGGCCGGTGGCGCAGGCGCTGCGGGAGGCGGCGCGGGCGCCGCTGGAGATGCCGGAGCGGGTGGGGCTGCTGGTGCCGTCGTATGCGTACCGGGCGTACCCGTTCAGCGAGCGGCCGGGCGGGGTGCTGCAGCGGGCGCTGCTCAACGCGTACGCGGCGCTGCGGCAGATGGGCTACCTGCCGGAAGCGGTGCTGGAGGAGGACCTGTTGAAGGCGGAGCATGGCGTGGGCGGCGGCGGGGGCGCGGCCGGCGCCGTCGACAGCGAGGTGGGGCGCCGGACCGGGGAGCTGCCGGCCGTGCTGGTGGCGCCGGCGGTGCAGAAGCTGCTGGCGCCGACGTGGGATCGGCTGGCGCAGTATCCGGGGCGGGTCGTCTACAGCTACCTGCACGGGACGGCCGTGCGCTCGCACGAGGGAGGCTGGGTGTCGGCCGAGGCGGCCCGACGGTTCTTCGGAGGGCGGCCTCACAATCGCTTCAACCTGGCCGAGCCGGCGCCCCGGGAGCTGGTCTGGGACGGCGGGCGGCTGGCGCTGCCGGCGGGCCCCGACCCCTTCAGCGAGACGCCGCTCGTGCTGGAGCCGGAGGGGGCCGAGGTGGTGGGCCGCGACGACCGGGGGCGGCCGCTGTGGGTGCGGGTCGACGGGCGGCGTGACATGCTGCTCTACCCGCTGGAGGCGCTGGCGGAGGAGCCAGAGACGGTGGCGGCCTTCTACCGGGCCGTGCTGGGGAGGCGCCCGGGCCGGTGA
- a CDS encoding glycoside hydrolase family 36 protein: MPATPAPGGRAAAGRAVEGSDGRVLLLGALDVGARIEADDEVLRGFYEGGPEGDGGAVGAAGAAAEPAWFVAYGERSEAFARYAEQLGRRLGRRARGGSPRVWCSWYGYYRDISEARLAAALQGLAGLAFDVFQVDDGWQRAIGDWQPNGRFPSGMAELAKRIHDAGMRAGLWMAPFIVAPASPIFREHPHWLVRDDDGQPVVAGHNWGDAYYALDTTHPQAQAWLRSLVERVREWGYDYLKLDFLYAAAMPGRRHAPVPRERAYREGLRVMREAAGDDVYILVCGAPVIASLGLADGIRVGPDVAPFWEIPYGGGGASARTLPSSRNAVWTSVERLWLQPLIHTDPDVAYFRTRHNLLAERERRWLQDLARVAGFRATSDPPEWLTGQERAELAAFLQERPRVERVGPYRYRVDDREVDFGPALARDGQG, encoded by the coding sequence ATGCCCGCTACGCCGGCGCCTGGAGGCCGGGCGGCAGCGGGTCGGGCCGTCGAGGGGTCCGACGGGCGGGTGCTGCTGCTGGGCGCGCTGGACGTCGGCGCCCGGATCGAAGCCGACGACGAGGTGCTGCGGGGCTTCTACGAGGGCGGCCCCGAGGGCGACGGGGGCGCTGTCGGGGCCGCTGGCGCCGCCGCGGAGCCCGCCTGGTTCGTGGCGTACGGGGAGCGCAGCGAGGCCTTCGCCCGCTATGCCGAGCAGCTGGGCCGGCGGCTGGGACGGCGGGCTCGGGGCGGGTCGCCCCGGGTCTGGTGCAGCTGGTACGGCTACTACCGGGACATCTCGGAGGCGCGCCTGGCCGCGGCGCTGCAGGGCCTCGCAGGGCTGGCCTTCGACGTCTTCCAGGTGGACGACGGGTGGCAGCGGGCCATCGGTGATTGGCAACCCAACGGGCGCTTCCCCTCCGGCATGGCCGAACTGGCGAAACGCATTCACGACGCGGGGATGCGGGCGGGGCTGTGGATGGCGCCCTTCATCGTGGCGCCCGCGAGCCCGATCTTTCGGGAGCATCCCCATTGGCTGGTGCGGGACGACGACGGCCAGCCGGTGGTGGCGGGCCACAACTGGGGCGACGCCTATTACGCCCTCGACACCACGCACCCGCAGGCGCAGGCGTGGCTGCGGAGCCTGGTCGAGCGGGTGCGGGAGTGGGGCTACGACTACCTCAAGCTGGACTTCCTGTATGCGGCGGCGATGCCCGGCCGGCGGCACGCGCCCGTCCCCCGGGAGCGGGCTTACCGGGAGGGCCTGCGGGTGATGCGGGAGGCCGCGGGCGACGACGTCTACATCCTGGTCTGCGGGGCCCCCGTCATCGCCTCGCTGGGGCTGGCCGACGGCATCCGGGTGGGGCCCGACGTGGCACCGTTCTGGGAGATCCCTTACGGAGGGGGCGGGGCGTCGGCCCGCACCCTGCCCAGCTCACGCAACGCGGTCTGGACGAGTGTGGAGCGCCTGTGGCTGCAGCCGCTCATCCACACCGACCCCGACGTGGCCTACTTCCGCACCCGCCACAACCTGCTCGCCGAGCGAGAGCGACGGTGGCTGCAGGATCTGGCCCGGGTGGCTGGGTTTCGCGCCACGTCGGACCCGCCGGAGTGGCTGACGGGCCAGGAGCGTGCCGAGCTGGCGGCCTTCTTGCAGGAGCGGCCACGAGTCGAGCGGGTCGGCCCGTACCGCTACCGGGTGGACGACCGGGAGGTCGACTTCGGGCCGGCACTGGCCCGAGACGGGCAAGGATGA
- a CDS encoding ArsR/SmtB family transcription factor, protein MARSTTKGTQRGAQREAPEDFEALEDRMPTDLYAMAFPAPDMTEEEAALWSLCFRALGDGTRLRILAMVVLQPFSVEPRVIAYRLGLKASAVSYHLRVLAQAGFIESRPSGSFVHCRALPDGPLTVLRAMGRLTPRLFFWGNLSNPVRQRDRQWEAWRRLVRRSDNVRRRGRKPAQRVDWDEEPAEEMGWPDEDG, encoded by the coding sequence ATGGCCAGGTCGACGACGAAAGGCACCCAACGGGGCGCACAGCGAGAGGCCCCGGAGGACTTCGAGGCCCTCGAGGACCGCATGCCCACCGACCTCTATGCGATGGCGTTTCCCGCGCCCGACATGACCGAGGAAGAGGCCGCGCTCTGGTCCCTGTGCTTTCGTGCCCTGGGCGACGGGACTCGCCTGCGGATCCTCGCCATGGTCGTGCTGCAGCCGTTTTCGGTGGAGCCTCGTGTCATCGCCTATCGGCTCGGCCTCAAGGCGTCGGCCGTCTCCTACCACCTGCGGGTGCTGGCGCAGGCGGGCTTCATCGAGAGCCGTCCGTCCGGATCCTTCGTCCACTGCCGGGCCTTGCCGGACGGCCCGCTGACGGTCCTGCGGGCCATGGGGCGGCTGACGCCCCGCCTCTTCTTCTGGGGCAACCTCTCCAACCCGGTGCGGCAGCGGGATCGCCAGTGGGAGGCCTGGCGACGCCTCGTCCGGCGCAGCGACAACGTGCGGCGTCGAGGGCGCAAGCCGGCCCAGCGGGTCGATTGGGATGAGGAGCCGGCGGAGGAGATGGGATGGCCCGACGAGGATGGGTGA
- a CDS encoding 4Fe-4S dicluster domain-containing protein, giving the protein MSRRGFFQIGAAIASAIGAASLGAGRKPAARAAQSEPAGDSCAMLVDLTLCVGCGMCAYACQEQNGWTGDPDGQELSADRWTAVREVALEDGDTRFVRTQCFHCQVPSCAEACIVGALRKTPEGPVVYDAGRCIGCRYCMIACPFGVPRYEWDDTWPEVVKCDFCAERIARGQQPACAEACPTGATLFGRRSELIAEARRRIDQEPDRYVPHIYGVDEVGGTSWLFLSDVPFDKLGFARVASEPPAYRTRAWMRLVPGLAVGMAGLLTGAYLLEGRNGGDDKARDSEHPAQGGERR; this is encoded by the coding sequence GTGAGCCGCCGGGGTTTCTTTCAGATCGGGGCGGCCATCGCGTCGGCCATCGGTGCCGCTTCGCTGGGCGCAGGGCGCAAGCCCGCGGCACGAGCGGCCCAGAGCGAGCCGGCGGGCGACTCCTGCGCCATGCTGGTCGACCTGACCCTCTGCGTCGGCTGCGGCATGTGCGCCTACGCTTGCCAGGAGCAAAACGGCTGGACGGGCGACCCCGACGGGCAGGAGCTGTCGGCGGACCGGTGGACGGCCGTGCGGGAGGTGGCGCTGGAGGACGGCGACACCCGCTTCGTGCGCACGCAGTGCTTCCACTGCCAGGTGCCCTCCTGCGCGGAGGCCTGCATCGTGGGGGCGTTGCGCAAGACGCCCGAGGGGCCGGTGGTCTACGACGCCGGCCGCTGCATCGGATGCCGCTACTGCATGATCGCCTGCCCGTTCGGCGTGCCGCGCTACGAGTGGGACGACACGTGGCCCGAGGTGGTCAAGTGCGACTTCTGCGCCGAGCGCATCGCCCGGGGCCAGCAGCCCGCCTGCGCGGAGGCGTGCCCGACGGGGGCGACCCTCTTCGGCCGGCGTTCGGAGCTCATCGCCGAGGCGCGCCGGCGCATCGACCAGGAGCCCGACCGGTACGTCCCCCACATCTACGGGGTCGACGAGGTGGGGGGCACGTCGTGGCTGTTCTTGTCGGACGTGCCGTTCGACAAGCTGGGCTTCGCCCGGGTGGCCAGCGAGCCGCCGGCCTACCGCACCCGGGCGTGGATGCGGCTGGTGCCGGGCCTGGCGGTCGGGATGGCCGGCTTGTTGACGGGCGCCTACCTGCTGGAGGGGCGCAACGGCGGCGACGACAAGGCGCGAGACTCTGAGCATCCGGCGCAGGGGGGCGAGCGCCGGTGA
- a CDS encoding class I SAM-dependent methyltransferase encodes MGAPYPEPLYRDWRHYDLQNAGLHEDIDYFRHQVRRWGGPVLELACGTGRIAIPLARDGHRVVGLDLSESMLDGARRKAAQAGVDVTWVRADMREFDLPGQRFRTILLGFNSICLLLTWRDLERMLRCVRRHLADGGRFLIDVFNPDFRFLMRDPAARFAWGRYPDPDGAGEVELAESNRYDDAAQINHITLHYRLPDGSELAERLDMRMYFPQELDALLHYNGFRIEAKYGDYSRAPFGPGAERQLLVCAADSLDDEKDLRVV; translated from the coding sequence ATGGGTGCGCCGTACCCGGAGCCCCTCTACCGCGACTGGCGCCATTACGATCTGCAAAACGCCGGCCTGCACGAGGACATCGACTACTTCCGCCACCAGGTGCGCCGGTGGGGCGGACCAGTCCTGGAACTGGCGTGCGGCACGGGCCGGATCGCCATCCCCCTGGCGCGGGACGGGCACCGGGTGGTGGGGCTCGATCTGTCCGAATCGATGCTGGATGGTGCCCGACGCAAGGCGGCTCAGGCGGGAGTCGATGTCACGTGGGTCCGGGCCGACATGCGCGAGTTCGACTTGCCGGGTCAACGGTTCCGCACCATCCTGCTGGGGTTCAACTCCATCTGCCTGCTTCTCACGTGGCGAGACCTGGAGCGCATGCTGCGCTGCGTGCGGCGGCACCTAGCCGACGGAGGCCGATTCCTCATCGACGTTTTCAATCCCGACTTCCGGTTCCTGATGAGGGATCCGGCCGCCCGGTTCGCGTGGGGCCGCTATCCCGACCCGGACGGAGCGGGCGAGGTGGAGCTCGCCGAGAGTAACCGGTACGACGACGCGGCGCAGATCAACCACATCACCTTGCACTATCGGCTTCCCGACGGATCCGAGCTCGCGGAGCGCCTCGACATGCGGATGTACTTCCCTCAGGAACTGGACGCCTTGCTGCACTACAACGGCTTTCGAATCGAGGCGAAGTACGGCGACTACTCGCGGGCGCCGTTCGGGCCAGGTGCTGAGCGGCAGCTCCTGGTGTGCGCGGCGGATAGTTTGGATGATGAGAAAGACCTGCGAGTGGTTTGA
- a CDS encoding class I SAM-dependent methyltransferase gives MTTARGDGAVRRLVEEHAGRYDRWYETEPGRVLFEAELRALRRVAADLPGPRLEVGVGTGRFAEPLAIDVGVDLAYAGLWLYRQRTLGLTPPAGRRLPVHLLQADGARLPFGSATIGSVFLIVSICFAAEPRGLVVEAARVVRPGGAVLAAFIDRESPWGRWYREKGESGHLFYEHARFLTATEVRAWLEAAGLRVHRAASTLLQPPGDAPRPETPVEGLVPGAGFVCMVAGR, from the coding sequence GTGACGACGGCCAGGGGGGACGGTGCGGTGCGGCGACTCGTCGAGGAGCACGCCGGGCGGTACGATCGCTGGTACGAGACCGAGCCCGGGCGGGTGCTCTTCGAGGCGGAGTTGCGGGCGCTCCGGCGAGTGGCGGCCGACCTGCCCGGCCCCCGCCTGGAGGTCGGCGTGGGGACCGGCCGCTTCGCCGAGCCGCTGGCGATCGACGTCGGCGTCGACCTGGCGTATGCGGGGCTGTGGCTCTACCGCCAGCGCACACTCGGCCTTACGCCGCCCGCCGGGCGTCGCCTCCCCGTCCACCTGCTCCAGGCCGACGGGGCACGGCTTCCGTTCGGCAGCGCTACCATCGGGAGCGTCTTCCTCATCGTCTCCATCTGCTTCGCCGCCGAGCCGAGGGGACTGGTCGTGGAGGCCGCTCGGGTGGTGCGGCCGGGTGGCGCCGTGCTGGCGGCCTTCATCGACCGGGAGAGCCCTTGGGGGCGGTGGTACCGGGAGAAGGGGGAATCCGGCCACCTCTTCTACGAGCACGCCCGGTTCCTCACCGCCACCGAGGTGCGGGCATGGCTGGAGGCGGCGGGCTTGCGGGTCCACCGTGCCGCTTCGACGCTGCTGCAGCCACCCGGCGACGCCCCCCGCCCCGAGACGCCCGTCGAGGGCCTCGTCCCGGGCGCCGGCTTCGTCTGCATGGTGGCGGGGCGCTAG
- a CDS encoding VOC family protein, which translates to MHDLTRLGWVHLTVGDLERSLSFYEGTLGLHPVWRGPGCVAVGLRDEAGRPRTLVLLSQQPGARPKPPGCRGLYHFALLLPTRRQLAEVVARVVRSGWPIDGTSDHWVSEAVYLSDPDGHGIELYADRPRDEWPRRGDHILMTTEPLDFDGLMAELAPGEDPGGVMPAGTRLGHIHLQVSRVARAERFYRDALGLDLVLRFGPSARFFAAGGYHHHVGANTWAGIDAPPPPPDCVQLRHFSFVVPSAADVQAVARRLEQAGVGLEPLERLEDEVLQVAALSGASTQAGLVTRDEDGHTIAVVSEGNP; encoded by the coding sequence ATGCATGACCTGACGAGGCTCGGATGGGTCCACCTCACCGTGGGTGATCTGGAGCGCTCGCTTTCCTTCTACGAGGGCACGCTTGGGTTGCATCCCGTGTGGAGGGGGCCGGGGTGCGTCGCCGTCGGCCTGCGGGACGAGGCGGGTAGACCTCGGACGCTGGTGCTGCTCTCCCAACAGCCCGGTGCCCGCCCCAAGCCGCCGGGGTGCCGGGGGCTGTATCACTTCGCGTTGCTGCTGCCGACCCGGCGTCAGCTGGCCGAGGTGGTGGCCCGCGTCGTGCGCTCGGGCTGGCCTATCGACGGGACCTCGGACCACTGGGTCAGCGAAGCGGTCTACCTGTCCGATCCCGATGGCCACGGCATCGAACTCTACGCGGACCGCCCTCGGGACGAGTGGCCCCGCCGCGGCGACCACATCCTGATGACCACGGAGCCCCTGGACTTCGACGGCCTGATGGCGGAGCTGGCTCCCGGCGAGGACCCCGGCGGCGTCATGCCCGCCGGTACCCGTCTCGGCCACATCCACCTGCAGGTCTCACGAGTGGCGCGTGCCGAGCGCTTCTACCGGGACGCGCTGGGGCTGGATCTCGTGTTGCGGTTCGGGCCGAGCGCCCGGTTCTTCGCGGCCGGCGGTTACCACCACCACGTGGGGGCCAACACGTGGGCAGGCATCGACGCCCCGCCACCCCCACCCGACTGCGTCCAGCTTCGACACTTCTCGTTCGTCGTCCCGTCGGCCGCTGACGTGCAGGCCGTGGCCCGCCGCCTGGAGCAAGCCGGGGTCGGGCTGGAGCCCTTGGAGCGACTGGAGGACGAGGTGCTGCAGGTAGCCGCTCTCAGCGGTGCTTCGACGCAGGCGGGCTTGGTCACGCGCGACGAGGACGGCCACACCATCGCGGTCGTGAGCGAGGGCAACCCGTGA
- a CDS encoding DinB family protein produces MTESIAVERLRRAVLTLLDEALQGPPGDATWFVDSGPQAGLLRFLDGISPEAASTPPRPGRANLAAHVDHVRYGLELANRALRGEHDAFATADWGRSWTIRSVDAEAWARIKAGLRREYEAVREVLASSNGWLADDMALTGVLAQIAHVAYHLGAIRQIARDVAG; encoded by the coding sequence ATGACGGAGAGCATCGCAGTGGAGCGGCTACGGCGCGCGGTACTGACGTTGTTGGACGAGGCCCTGCAGGGCCCGCCGGGCGATGCGACGTGGTTCGTCGACTCGGGCCCGCAAGCGGGGCTTCTCCGCTTCCTGGACGGCATCTCGCCCGAGGCAGCCTCGACGCCGCCTCGACCTGGCAGGGCCAACCTGGCGGCCCACGTCGACCACGTGCGCTACGGCCTGGAGCTGGCCAACCGGGCGCTCCGGGGTGAGCACGACGCCTTCGCGACGGCCGACTGGGGCCGGAGCTGGACCATCCGGTCCGTGGATGCCGAGGCGTGGGCTCGGATCAAGGCGGGGCTTCGGCGGGAGTACGAGGCAGTGCGGGAGGTGCTGGCCTCGAGCAACGGGTGGCTGGCCGACGACATGGCGCTCACCGGAGTGCTGGCCCAGATCGCCCACGTGGCCTACCACCTCGGTGCCATCCGGCAGATCGCTCGCGACGTGGCGGGCTGA
- a CDS encoding ArsR/SmtB family transcription factor, producing the protein MTEEEAALWALCFRALGDAIRLRILALIVRQPFSVEPGVIVYRPGLKASVVSYHLRVLADPGFIEGRPSGSFVRWAGGHPAHAPDG; encoded by the coding sequence ATGACCGAGGAGGAGGCCGCCCTTTGGGCTTTGTGCTTCCGCGCTCTGGGGGATGCGATTCGCCTGCGGATCCTCGCGCTGATCGTGCGGCAGCCGTTTTCGGTGGAGCCCGGCGTCATCGTCTACCGGCCCGGACTCAAGGCGTCGGTCGTCTCGTACCACCTGCGGGTGCTGGCAGACCCCGGCTTCATCGAGGGCCGCCCGTCCGGGTCCTTCGTGCGCTGGGCGGGAGGGCATCCCGCCCACGCACCCGACGGCTGA